One Strigops habroptila isolate Jane chromosome 19, bStrHab1.2.pri, whole genome shotgun sequence genomic window carries:
- the SGCA gene encoding alpha-sarcoglycan isoform X2 translates to MEAPELLLVGVLAAVVLGGSQATLPDHHVLPDHRVSSETGAIFVHELKRELFLEAFPTRSEDDVPTDTPITFQAHLQDHPDLPWWLRYIQRDPHQPGYLYGCPTATELGTHTIEVLAYNRLIYETVAQRLVITVIPAPRGEPPFQGEFLVGNRNVEELLPTAARDIFLQATAGIWEQDDLHVINITSALDRGGRVPLPIEGRKEGAYVSVGSRGPFSGCLTSAASAQSRFLCSLGQQPLASCYDTFAPHFSIRWCNLTLLQVWPSPTALGPVWGSGVLEEGGDFQPPTEVPPQDLLPGFLVTLLVPLVVAALLCLLLGHLMCCRREGVQKRDLETSDIQLFHHTTIHGDTQELRHMAGSRDVPQPLSTLPMFNVRTGQRINPMPGPADGARLPLLPQ, encoded by the exons AtggaggccccggagctgctccTGGTCGGGGTGCTGGCAG CCGTGGTCCTGGGGGGGTCCCAGGCCACCCTCCCCGACCACCACGTCCTCCCCGACCACCGCGTCTCCTCCGAGACTGGAGCCATCTTTGTCCATGAGCTGAAGCGGGAGCTGTTCCTGGAGGCCTTCCCCACCAGGAGCGAGGATGATG TGCCCACAGACACCCCCATCACCTTCCAAGCCCACCTCCAGGACCACCCGGACCTGCCGTGGTGGCTGCGGTACATACAGCGTGACCCCCACCAGCCAGGATACCTCTATGGTTGCCCCACGGCCACCGAGCTTGGCACCCACACCATCGAG GTCCTGGCATACAACCGGCTCATCTACGAGACGGTGGCACAGCGCCTCGTCATCACCGTCATCCCCGCTCCAC GTGGGGAGCCACCGTTCCAAGGCGAGTTCCTGGTGGGGAACAGGAAcgtggaggagctgctgcccacGGCTGCACGGGACATCTTCCTGCAGGCCACGGCGGGCATCTGGGAGCAGGATGACCTTCATGTCATCAACATCACCTCGGCCCTGGACCGTGGCGGCCGCGTCCCGCTGCCCATTGAGGGGCGCAAGGAGGG GGCCTATGTGTCAGTGGGGTCCCGCGGACCCTTCTCGGGGTGCCTGACATCGGCCGCCTCAGCGCAGAGCCgcttcctctgcagcctgggCCAGCAACCCCTCGCCTCCTGCTACGACACCTTCGCCCCCCACTTCTCCATCCGCTGGTGCAACCTCACCCTG ctgcaggtcTGGCCCAGCCCCACAGCGCTGGGGCCCGTGTGGGGCTCCGGGGTGCTGGAGGAGGGTGGGGATTTCCAGCCCCCCACCGAGGTGCCCCCCCAGGACCTGCTGCCCGGGTTCCTGGTGACGCTGCTGGTGCCGCTGGTGGTGGCTGcgctgctctgcctgctcctgggacACCTCATGTGCTGCCGGAGGGAGGGAGT GCAAAAACGGGACTTGGAGACGTCTGA CATCCAGCTCTTCCACCACACCACCATCCACGGTGACACGCAGGAGCTGAGGCACATGGCCGGCAGCCGGGACGTGCCACAGCCCCTTTCCACCCTTCCCATGTTCAACGTCCGCACGGGGCAACGCATCAACCCCATGCCTGGACCCGCGGATGGAGCCCGTCTCCCGCTCCTCCCGCAGTGA
- the LOC115617801 gene encoding uncharacterized protein LOC115617801 isoform X1, with the protein MPPNPIPKPPHIPPALRTIADADYLLSSSPCPRVGVIRGRSNSGAPNPDPSRNFLLPLPTPSPPLIYDALAGRALSLLTILLPSPPSWHTSTAVSTFEGATLVGKSKSSLTIIHNRPCNLRGSAIQCREEKKTHPRRSSVHTHTDTHAHACRRGHACARREQLALYPRIRDTLQGEDDSNPASATRKPLARLQPEDVSLIFAA; encoded by the exons ATGCCACCCAACCCCAtcccaaaaccaccccacatcccaccgGCGCTGAGGACCATCGCGGATGCCGACTACTTACTGTCTTCTTCTCCTTGCCCGCGG GTTGGGGTCATACGGGGCCGATCCAACTCTGGAGCTCCAAATCCAGACCCCAGCAGAAACTTCCTACTGCCCTTGCCCACTCCTTCGCCTCCCCTTATATACGATGCGCTGGCGGGGAGAG CCCTCTCCCTCCTCACCAtcctgctcccctctcccccctcctgGCACACTTCCACGGCCGTTTCCACATTTGAAGGAGCCACGTTGgttggaaaaagcaaaagctcctTGACAATAATCCATAATCGACCATGCAATTTGAGAGGCT ctgcaaTTCAAtgcagagaggagaagaaaacccaCCCAAGGAGGAGTtctgtgcatacacacacagacacacatgcacacgcaTGCAGACGGGGACACGCGTGCGCGCGCCGGGAGCAGCTGGCCCTGTATCCACGCATCCGAGACACGTTGCAGGGAGAAGACGACTCCAATCCTGCCTCGGCGACTCGCAAGCCCTTGGCCAGGCTCCAGCCTGAAGATGTGTCTTTAATTTTTGCAgcatga
- the COL1A1 gene encoding collagen alpha-1(I) chain, protein MFSFVDSRLLLLIAATVLLTRGQGEEDIQTGSCIQDGLTYNDKDVWKPEPCQICVCDSGNILCDEVICEDTSDCPNAEIPFGECCPICPDTDASPVYPESAGVEGPKGDTGPKGDRGLPGPPGRDGIPGQPGLPGPPGPPGPPGLGGNFAPQMSYGYDEKAGGMAVPGPMGPAGPRGLPGPPGAPGPQGFQGPPGEPGEPGASGPMGPRGPAGPPGKNGDDGEAGKPGRPGERGPPGPQGARGLPGTAGLPGMKGHRGFSGLDGAKGEPGPAGPKGEPGSPGENGAPGQMGPRGLPGERGRPGPSGPAGARGNDGAPGAAGPPGPTGPAGPPGFPGAAGAKGETGPQGARGSEGPQGARGEPGPPGPAGAAGPAGNPGADGQPGAKGATGAPGIAGAPGFPGARGPSGPQGPSGAPGPKGNSGEPGAPGNKGDTGAKGEPGPAGVQGPPGPAGEEGKRGARGEPGPAGLPGPAGERGAPGSRGFPGADGIAGPKGPPGERGSPGPVGPKGSPGEAGRPGEPGLPGAKGLTGSPGSPGPDGKTGPPGPAGQDGRPGPPGPPGARGQAGVMGFPGPKGAAGEPGKPGERGAPGPPGAVGAAGKDGEAGAQGPPGPTGPAGERGEQGPAGAPGFQGLPGPAGPPGEAGKPGEQGVPGDAGAPGPAGARGERGFPGERGVQGPPGPQGPRGANGAPGNDGAKGDAGAPGAPGSQGPPGLQGMPGERGAAGLPGAKGDRGDPGPKGADGAPGKDGLRGLTGPIGPPGPAGAPGDKGEAGPPGPAGPTGARGAPGDRGEPGPPGPAGFAGPPGADGQPGAKGETGDAGAKGDAGPPGPAGPTGAPGPAGAVGAPGPKGARGSAGPPGATGFPGAAGRVGPPGPSGNIGLPGPPGPSGKEGGKGPRGETGPAGRPGEPGPAGPPGPPGEKGSPGADGPIGAPGTPGPQGIAGQRGVVGLPGQRGERGFPGLPGPSGEPGKQGPSGSPGERGPPGPMGPPGLAGPPGEAGREGAPGAEGAPGRDGAAGPKGDRGETGPAGPPGAPGAPGAPGPVGPAGKHGDRGETGPQGPAGPPGPAGARGPAGPQGPRGDKGETGEQGDRGMKGHRGFSGLQGPPGPPGSPGEQGPSGASGPAGPRGPPGSAGAAGKDGLNGLPGPIGPPGPRGRTGDVGPVGPPGPPGPPGPPGPPSGGFDFSFLPQPPQEKAHDGGRYYRADDANVMRDRDLEVDTTLKSLSQQIENIRSPEGTRKNPARTCRDLKMCHGDWKSGEYWIDPNQGCNLDAIKVYCNMETGETCVYPTQATIAQKNWYLSKNPKEKKHIWFGETMSDGFQFEYGGEGSNPADVAIQLTFLRLMSTEASQNITYHCKNSVAYMDQDTGNLKKALLLQGANEIEIRAEGNSRFTYGVTEDGCTSHTGAWGKTVIEYKTTKTSRLPIIDLAPMDVGAPDQEFGIDIGPVCFL, encoded by the exons ATGTTCAGCTTTGTGGATTCTCGGTTACTGCTGTTGATAGCAGCGACTGTACTACTCACCCGCGGGCAAGGAGAAGAAGACA TCCAAACTGGAAGCTGCATACAGGATGGTCTAACATACAACGACAAGGATGTGTGGAAACCAGAACCCTGCCAGATCTGTGTCTGTGACAGCGGCAACATCCTCTGCGACGAGGTGATCTGTGAGGACACCTCCGACTGCCCCAACGCTGAGATCCCCTTCGGAGAGTGCTGCCCCATCTGTCCTGACACCGACG CCTCCCCTGTCTACCCAGAAAGCGCTGGAGTAGAG GGTCCTAAGGGAGACACCGGCCCCAAAGGAGACAGG GGACTCCCCGGCCCCCCTGGCAGAGATGGCATCCCCGGACAGCCTGGCCTCCCGggcccccccgggccccccgGCCCTCCAGGCCTCGGCGGA AACTTCGCTCCTCAAATGTCTTATGGCTACGACGAGAAAGCCGGAGGCATGGCTGTGCCCGGCCCCATG GGTCCCGCTGGCCCCCGCGGTCTCCCCGGCCCTCCTGGTGCTCCT GGTCCTCAAGGTTTCCAAGGTCCTCCCGGTGAACCTGGAGAGCCTGGTGCTTCT GGTCCCATGGGTCCCCGTGGTCCTGCTGGCCCCCCTGGCAAGAACGGAGATGAC GGTGAAGCTGGGAAGCCTGGCCGCCCCGGAGAGcgcggcccccccggcccccag GGTGCACGTGGTCTCCCAGGAACTGCTGGTCTGCCAGGCATGAAGGGTCACAGA gGCTTCAGTGGTCTGGATGGTGCTAAGGGTGagcctggtcctgctggccccAAG GGTGAGcctggcagccctggggagaatGGAGCTCCTGGACAGATG ggtCCTCGTGGTCTTCCTGGTGAGAGAGGCCGTCCTGGTCCATCTGGCCCCGCT GGTGCTCGTGGTAATGATGGTGCTCCCGGTGCTGCCGGTCCTCCC GGTCCAACCGGCCCCGCTGGTCCCCCCGGCTTCCCCGGTGCTGCTGGTGCGAAG ggtGAAACAGGTCCCCAGGGTGCTCGTGGCAGTGAAGGTCCCCAAGGTGCCCGCGGTGAGCCCGGTCCCCCCGGCCCTGCTGGCGCTGCTGGTCCTGCT GGCAACCCTGGTGCTGATGGTCAACCTGGTGCCAAGGGCGCAACC GGTGCTCCGGGCATTGCGGGCGCTCCCGGCTTCCCTGGTGCCCGTGGTCCCTCTGGACCCCAGGGTCCCAGCGGTGCCCCCGGCCCCAAGGGTAACAGC ggTGAACCAGGTGCTCCAGGCAACAAGGGAGACACTGGTGCCAAAGGCGAACCC ggCCCCGCTGGTGTCCAAGGTCCCCCTGGCCCAGCCGGTGAGGAAGGCAAGAGAGGAGCTCGTGGTGAGCCTGGCCCCGCTGGGCTTCCTGGCCCTGCCGGTGAACGT GGTGCTCCCGGCAGCCGTGGTTTCCCTGGTGCTGATGGCATCGCTGGTCCCAAG GGTCCCCCCGGTGAGCGCGGCTCCCCCGGCCCCGTTGGCCCCAAAGGATCTCCCGGTGAAGCTGGACGCCCTGGGGAGCCCGGCCTGCCTGGTGCCAAG GGTCTGACTGGAAGCCCTGGGAGTCCCGGTCCTGACGGCAAGACTGGTCCCCCC GGTCCCGCTGGTCAAGACGGTCGCCCTGGTCCCCCCGGCCCCCCTGGAGCCAGAGGTCAAGCTGGTGTGATGGGTTTCCCTGGTCCCAAAGGTGCTGCG ggtGAGCCCGGCAAACCTGGTGAGAGGGGTGCTCCTGGCCCCCCCGGCGCTGTG GGTGCTGCTGGCAAAGACGGTGAAGCTGGTGCCCAAGGCCCTCCTGGCCCTACC GGTCCTGCTGGAGAAAGAGGTGAACAAGGTCCCGCTGGTGCTCCTGGCTTCCAG GGTCTGCCGGGCCCCGCTGGCCCCCCCGGTGAGGCTGGCAAGCCTGGTGAGCAG GGTGTCCCCGGAGATGCCGGTGCCCCCGGTCCTGCCGGTGCCAGG GGTGAGAGAGGATTCCCTGGAGAACGTGGTGTCCAAGGCCCCCCTGGTCCCCAAGGTCCTCGTGGTGCTAACGGTGCTCCCGGTAACGATGGTGCTAAG ggtgatgctggtgctCCCGGTGCCCCCGGGAGCCAAGGGCCCCCCGGTCTGCAGGGTATGCCCGGAGAGCGTGGTGCTGCCGGCCTGCCAGGCGCCAAGGGTGACAGA GGTGACCCCGGTCCCAAAGGTGCTGACGGCGCTCCTGGCAAAGACGGTCTCCGAGGTCTGACCGGTCCCATtggcccccccggccccgctggtGCTCCCGGTGACAAG GGTGAAGCTGGTCCCCCGGGTCCTGCTGGTCCTACTGGTGCCCGTGGTGCTCCC GGTGACCGCGGCGAGCCCGGCCCTCCCGGTCCTGCTGGATTTGCTGGCCCCCCT GGTGCCGATGGCCAGCCTGGTGCTAAAGGTGAAACCGGTGATGCTGGAGCCAAGGGTGATGCGGGTccccctggccctgctggcccCACTGGTGCTCCTGGCCCCGCC gGTGCTGTTGGTGCTCCTGGTCCCAAAGGTGCTCGCGGTAGCGCTGGACCCCCT GGTGCTACTGGttttcctggtgctgctggaagagTCGGTCCCCCTGGCCCCTCT GGGAACATCGGCCTccccggcccccccggccccagcGGGAAGGAAGGTGGCAAAGGACCCCGTGGTGAAACCGGCCCCGCTGGCCGCCCCGGTGAGCCTGGCCCCGCtggcccccccggcccccccggcgAGAAGGGCTCCCCTGGCGCTGACGGACCCATC GGTGCTCCTGGCACCCCTGGACCCCAAGGTATCGCTGGCCAGCGTGGTGTCGTTGGCCTCCCTGGACAGAGAGGCGAGAGAGGCTTCCCTGGGCTGCCCGGCCCCTCG GGTGAACCTGGCAAACAAGGTCCCTCAGGTTCTCCCGGTGAGCGTGGTCCTCCGGGCCCCATGGGCCCCCCCGGCCTGGCTGGACCCCCCGGTGAAGCTGGACGTGAG GGTGCTCCCGGTGCTGAAGGTGCCCCTGGTCGTGATGGTGCTGCTGGTCCCAAG gGTGACCGTGGTGAGACCGGCCCTGCTGGCCCCCCTGGTGCTCCTGGTGCCCCCGGTGCCCCTGGCCCCGTTGGTCCTGCTGGCAAGCACGGAGATCGCGGTGAGACC gGTCCTCAAGGTCCCGCTGGACCCCCTGGTCCTGCCGGTGCTCGTGGTCCTGCT ggtCCACAAGGTCCCCGTGGTGACAAAGGTGAAACCGGTGAACAGGGTGACAGAGGCATGAAGGGTCATAGAGGCTTCTCTGGTCTCCAGGGCCCACCTGGTCCTCCT GGCTCTCCTGGTGAACAAGGTCCTTCTGGTGCTTCTGGTCCCGCTGGTCCAAGG GGTCCTCCCggctctgctggtgctgccggCAAAGACGGTCTCAATGGGCTGCCCGGTCCCATCGGTCCCCCTGGCCCCCGCGGTCGCACCGGCGATGTCGGCCCTGTC GGTCCCCCTGGCCCCCCTGGTCCCCCTGGTCCTCCCGGCCCCCCCAGCGGTGGCTTCGACTTCAGCTTCCTGCCCCAGCCGCCCCAGGAGAAGGCTCATGATGGTGGGCGCTACTACAGAGCCGACGATGCCAACGTGATGCGCGACCGGGACCTGGAAGTCGACACCACCCTCAAGAGCCTGAGCCAACAGATTGAGAACATCCGCAGCCCCGAGGGCACCCGCAAGAACCCTGCCCGTACCTGCCGCGACCTGAAGATGTGCCACGGCGACTGGAAGAGTG gtGAATACTGGATTGACCCCAACCAAGGCTGCAACCTGGATGCCATCAAGGTCTACTGTAACATGGAGACGGGTGAGACGTGCGTCTACCCAACCCAGGCCACCATTGCCCAGAAGAACTGGTACCTCAGCAAGAACCCCAAGGAGAAGAAGCACATCTGGTTTGGCGAGACAATGAGCGACGGCTTCCAG TTCGAGTATGGTGGTGAGGGCTCCAACCCAGCTGACGTCGCCATCCAGCTGACCTTCCTCCGCCTGATGTCTACCGAGGCCTCCCAGAACATCACCTACCACTGCAAGAACAGCGTTGCCTACATGGACCAGGACACCGGCAACCTGAAGAAGGCCCTTCTCCTCCAAGGCGCCAATGAGATCGAGATCAGGGCTGAAGGCAACAGCCGCTTCACCTACGGTGTCACTGAGGACGGCTGCACG AGTCACACTGGTGCCTGGGGCAAGACAGTCATCGAGTACAAGACAACGAAGACCTCTCGCCTGCCCATCATCGATTTGGCTCCCATGGATGTTGGCGCTCCAGACCAGGAATTCGGCATCGACATTGGCCCCGTCTGCTTCTTGTAA
- the LOC115617801 gene encoding uncharacterized protein LOC115617801 isoform X2 yields MPPNPIPKPPHIPPALRTIADADYLLSSSPCPRVGVIRGRSNSGAPNPDPSRNFLLPLPTPSPPLIYDALAGRGGTHRNQGILDSPSANQRHPASRGAPLKPPPPAAIQCREEKKTHPRRSSVHTHTDTHAHACRRGHACARREQLALYPRIRDTLQGEDDSNPASATRKPLARLQPEDVSLIFAA; encoded by the exons ATGCCACCCAACCCCAtcccaaaaccaccccacatcccaccgGCGCTGAGGACCATCGCGGATGCCGACTACTTACTGTCTTCTTCTCCTTGCCCGCGG GTTGGGGTCATACGGGGCCGATCCAACTCTGGAGCTCCAAATCCAGACCCCAGCAGAAACTTCCTACTGCCCTTGCCCACTCCTTCGCCTCCCCTTATATACGATGCGCTGGCGGGGAGAGGTGGGACCCATCGCAACCAGGGAATTTTGGACAGCCCCTCGGCCAATCAGCGGCACCCAGCGAGTCGGGGGGCACCCctcaaaccccccccccccg ctgcaaTTCAAtgcagagaggagaagaaaacccaCCCAAGGAGGAGTtctgtgcatacacacacagacacacatgcacacgcaTGCAGACGGGGACACGCGTGCGCGCGCCGGGAGCAGCTGGCCCTGTATCCACGCATCCGAGACACGTTGCAGGGAGAAGACGACTCCAATCCTGCCTCGGCGACTCGCAAGCCCTTGGCCAGGCTCCAGCCTGAAGATGTGTCTTTAATTTTTGCAgcatga
- the SGCA gene encoding alpha-sarcoglycan isoform X3, whose protein sequence is MEAPELLLVGVLAAVVLGGSQATLPDHHVLPDHRVSSETGAIFVHELKRELFLEAFPTRSEDDGAHLQDHPDLPWWLRYIQRDPHQPGYLYGCPTATELGTHTIEVLAYNRLIYETVAQRLVITVIPAPRGEPPFQGEFLVGNRNVEELLPTAARDIFLQATAGIWEQDDLHVINITSALDRGGRVPLPIEGRKEGAYVSVGSRGPFSGCLTSAASAQSRFLCSLGQQPLASCYDTFAPHFSIRWCNLTLLQVWPSPTALGPVWGSGVLEEGGDFQPPTEVPPQDLLPGFLVTLLVPLVVAALLCLLLGHLMCCRREGVQKRDLETSDIQLFHHTTIHGDTQELRHMAGSRDVPQPLSTLPMFNVRTGQRINPMPGPADGARLPLLPQ, encoded by the exons AtggaggccccggagctgctccTGGTCGGGGTGCTGGCAG CCGTGGTCCTGGGGGGGTCCCAGGCCACCCTCCCCGACCACCACGTCCTCCCCGACCACCGCGTCTCCTCCGAGACTGGAGCCATCTTTGTCCATGAGCTGAAGCGGGAGCTGTTCCTGGAGGCCTTCCCCACCAGGAGCGAGGATGATGGTG CCCACCTCCAGGACCACCCGGACCTGCCGTGGTGGCTGCGGTACATACAGCGTGACCCCCACCAGCCAGGATACCTCTATGGTTGCCCCACGGCCACCGAGCTTGGCACCCACACCATCGAG GTCCTGGCATACAACCGGCTCATCTACGAGACGGTGGCACAGCGCCTCGTCATCACCGTCATCCCCGCTCCAC GTGGGGAGCCACCGTTCCAAGGCGAGTTCCTGGTGGGGAACAGGAAcgtggaggagctgctgcccacGGCTGCACGGGACATCTTCCTGCAGGCCACGGCGGGCATCTGGGAGCAGGATGACCTTCATGTCATCAACATCACCTCGGCCCTGGACCGTGGCGGCCGCGTCCCGCTGCCCATTGAGGGGCGCAAGGAGGG GGCCTATGTGTCAGTGGGGTCCCGCGGACCCTTCTCGGGGTGCCTGACATCGGCCGCCTCAGCGCAGAGCCgcttcctctgcagcctgggCCAGCAACCCCTCGCCTCCTGCTACGACACCTTCGCCCCCCACTTCTCCATCCGCTGGTGCAACCTCACCCTG ctgcaggtcTGGCCCAGCCCCACAGCGCTGGGGCCCGTGTGGGGCTCCGGGGTGCTGGAGGAGGGTGGGGATTTCCAGCCCCCCACCGAGGTGCCCCCCCAGGACCTGCTGCCCGGGTTCCTGGTGACGCTGCTGGTGCCGCTGGTGGTGGCTGcgctgctctgcctgctcctgggacACCTCATGTGCTGCCGGAGGGAGGGAGT GCAAAAACGGGACTTGGAGACGTCTGA CATCCAGCTCTTCCACCACACCACCATCCACGGTGACACGCAGGAGCTGAGGCACATGGCCGGCAGCCGGGACGTGCCACAGCCCCTTTCCACCCTTCCCATGTTCAACGTCCGCACGGGGCAACGCATCAACCCCATGCCTGGACCCGCGGATGGAGCCCGTCTCCCGCTCCTCCCGCAGTGA
- the SGCA gene encoding alpha-sarcoglycan isoform X1 — MEAPELLLVGVLAAVVLGGSQATLPDHHVLPDHRVSSETGAIFVHELKRELFLEAFPTRSEDDGVPTDTPITFQAHLQDHPDLPWWLRYIQRDPHQPGYLYGCPTATELGTHTIEVLAYNRLIYETVAQRLVITVIPAPRGEPPFQGEFLVGNRNVEELLPTAARDIFLQATAGIWEQDDLHVINITSALDRGGRVPLPIEGRKEGAYVSVGSRGPFSGCLTSAASAQSRFLCSLGQQPLASCYDTFAPHFSIRWCNLTLLQVWPSPTALGPVWGSGVLEEGGDFQPPTEVPPQDLLPGFLVTLLVPLVVAALLCLLLGHLMCCRREGVQKRDLETSDIQLFHHTTIHGDTQELRHMAGSRDVPQPLSTLPMFNVRTGQRINPMPGPADGARLPLLPQ, encoded by the exons AtggaggccccggagctgctccTGGTCGGGGTGCTGGCAG CCGTGGTCCTGGGGGGGTCCCAGGCCACCCTCCCCGACCACCACGTCCTCCCCGACCACCGCGTCTCCTCCGAGACTGGAGCCATCTTTGTCCATGAGCTGAAGCGGGAGCTGTTCCTGGAGGCCTTCCCCACCAGGAGCGAGGATGATGGTG TGCCCACAGACACCCCCATCACCTTCCAAGCCCACCTCCAGGACCACCCGGACCTGCCGTGGTGGCTGCGGTACATACAGCGTGACCCCCACCAGCCAGGATACCTCTATGGTTGCCCCACGGCCACCGAGCTTGGCACCCACACCATCGAG GTCCTGGCATACAACCGGCTCATCTACGAGACGGTGGCACAGCGCCTCGTCATCACCGTCATCCCCGCTCCAC GTGGGGAGCCACCGTTCCAAGGCGAGTTCCTGGTGGGGAACAGGAAcgtggaggagctgctgcccacGGCTGCACGGGACATCTTCCTGCAGGCCACGGCGGGCATCTGGGAGCAGGATGACCTTCATGTCATCAACATCACCTCGGCCCTGGACCGTGGCGGCCGCGTCCCGCTGCCCATTGAGGGGCGCAAGGAGGG GGCCTATGTGTCAGTGGGGTCCCGCGGACCCTTCTCGGGGTGCCTGACATCGGCCGCCTCAGCGCAGAGCCgcttcctctgcagcctgggCCAGCAACCCCTCGCCTCCTGCTACGACACCTTCGCCCCCCACTTCTCCATCCGCTGGTGCAACCTCACCCTG ctgcaggtcTGGCCCAGCCCCACAGCGCTGGGGCCCGTGTGGGGCTCCGGGGTGCTGGAGGAGGGTGGGGATTTCCAGCCCCCCACCGAGGTGCCCCCCCAGGACCTGCTGCCCGGGTTCCTGGTGACGCTGCTGGTGCCGCTGGTGGTGGCTGcgctgctctgcctgctcctgggacACCTCATGTGCTGCCGGAGGGAGGGAGT GCAAAAACGGGACTTGGAGACGTCTGA CATCCAGCTCTTCCACCACACCACCATCCACGGTGACACGCAGGAGCTGAGGCACATGGCCGGCAGCCGGGACGTGCCACAGCCCCTTTCCACCCTTCCCATGTTCAACGTCCGCACGGGGCAACGCATCAACCCCATGCCTGGACCCGCGGATGGAGCCCGTCTCCCGCTCCTCCCGCAGTGA